From one Streptomyces sp. N50 genomic stretch:
- a CDS encoding metallophosphoesterase family protein, with translation METPDVGIPEHLAVRMSMAEQYEYLRTKLSRRRTLVTAGAVAAGGLLAGCGGTGTSDQKGTVPSPATSKMPGAVVTPFGRHLAFGADPKTAMRISWQVPFAVKRPYVRVGLKPDDLSRRITAEVRDLHTPGLTGVRPAVEQYYVHAALDGLQPGTTYYYGVGHEGFDPAAPQHRSTIGEFRTAPANPEKFVFTAFGDQGVSNAAAANDHVVLRENPAFHLHAGDICYADTNGLGKTTDGYDPTYWNLFLKQNEPVSRSVPWMVTTGNHDMEAWYSPDGYGGQLARWSLPENGFDPKHAPGVYSFVYGNVGVVALDANDVSYEITANLGYTGGKQTTWLDGRLRELRATKEVDFVVVFFHHCAYSTSSHASDGGVRAEWLPLFAKHQVDLVINGHNHVYERTDAIKNGKVGRSVPIGASTDPTKDGIVYVTAGGGGRDLYGFPAGVKESYEGHVTRHGTVDTVRWEKGQHTQAETVEWSRVRYRGFSLLSVEAESGSTPRLKVSALDGNGKRIDHFEVRRGH, from the coding sequence ATGGAGACACCCGACGTCGGCATCCCGGAACACCTCGCGGTCCGGATGAGCATGGCCGAGCAGTACGAGTACCTGCGCACGAAGCTGTCCCGGCGCCGCACGCTGGTGACGGCGGGCGCGGTGGCGGCGGGCGGGCTGCTGGCGGGGTGTGGCGGTACGGGGACGAGCGATCAGAAGGGGACTGTCCCCTCCCCCGCCACCTCCAAGATGCCCGGCGCGGTCGTCACCCCCTTCGGCCGCCATCTCGCCTTCGGCGCCGACCCGAAGACGGCGATGCGGATCTCCTGGCAGGTCCCGTTCGCGGTCAAGAGGCCCTACGTACGCGTGGGGTTGAAGCCGGACGACCTGAGCCGCCGGATCACCGCCGAGGTCCGCGACCTGCACACCCCCGGCCTGACAGGCGTCCGCCCGGCCGTCGAGCAGTACTACGTCCACGCGGCCCTGGACGGCCTCCAGCCCGGCACAACGTACTACTACGGCGTCGGCCACGAGGGCTTCGATCCGGCCGCGCCGCAACACCGCTCGACCATCGGAGAGTTCCGCACCGCACCCGCGAACCCCGAGAAGTTCGTGTTCACGGCCTTCGGCGACCAGGGCGTGAGCAACGCGGCCGCCGCCAACGACCACGTCGTCCTGCGCGAGAACCCCGCCTTCCACCTCCACGCCGGCGACATCTGCTACGCCGACACCAACGGCCTCGGCAAGACGACGGACGGCTACGACCCGACGTACTGGAACCTCTTCCTCAAGCAGAACGAGCCCGTCTCCCGCTCCGTCCCGTGGATGGTGACGACCGGCAACCACGACATGGAGGCCTGGTACTCCCCCGACGGCTACGGCGGCCAGCTCGCCCGCTGGTCCCTCCCGGAGAACGGCTTCGACCCGAAGCACGCGCCGGGCGTGTACTCCTTCGTCTACGGCAACGTCGGCGTCGTGGCGCTCGACGCGAACGACGTGTCGTACGAGATCACCGCCAACCTCGGTTACACCGGCGGGAAGCAGACGACGTGGCTGGACGGCAGGCTGCGTGAGCTGCGGGCGACGAAGGAGGTCGACTTCGTCGTCGTCTTCTTCCACCACTGCGCGTACTCGACCTCGTCGCACGCCTCGGACGGCGGGGTACGGGCGGAGTGGCTGCCGCTCTTCGCCAAGCACCAGGTGGACCTGGTGATCAACGGGCACAACCACGTGTACGAGCGCACGGACGCGATCAAGAACGGCAAGGTGGGCAGGTCCGTCCCGATCGGCGCGTCGACCGATCCGACGAAGGACGGGATCGTCTACGTCACGGCGGGCGGCGGCGGGCGCGATCTGTACGGCTTCCCGGCGGGCGTCAAGGAGAGCTACGAGGGGCACGTCACGCGGCACGGGACGGTCGACACCGTGCGGTGGGAGAAGGGCCAGCACACGCAGGCGGAGACGGTGGAGTGGTCGCGGGTGCGCTACCGGGGGTTCTCGCTGCTCTCGGTGGAGGCGGAGAGCGGGAGCACACCCCGGCTCAAGGTGTCGGCCCTCGACGGGAACGGCAAGCGCATCGACCACTTCGAGGTGCGGCGCGGTCACTGA
- a CDS encoding 3-isopropylmalate dehydrogenase: protein MSRSIDLAVIPGDGIGQEVVAEGLKVLSAVLPQDVKLETKEFDFGARRYHATGETLTDADLAALKQHDAILLGAIGDPSVPSGVLERGFLLKLRFAFDHHVNLRPSKLLPGVATPLAGEPEIDFVVIREGTEGPYTGNGGTIRKGTEHEVATEVSVNTAFGVERVVRDAFARAQARPRKKLTLVHKNNVLTFAGHLWTNVFNKVAAEFPEVSTDYIHVDAATIYLVTDPARFDVIVTDNLFGDIITDLAAAVSGGIGVAASGNINPSGEFPSMFEPVHGSAPDIAGQGKADPTATVLSVALLLRHLGYESEAVRIEDAVSADLADRTGKPARSTTEIGDALAVRVAG from the coding sequence ATGTCTCGCAGCATCGATCTCGCAGTGATCCCCGGTGACGGCATCGGTCAGGAAGTCGTGGCCGAAGGTCTGAAAGTCCTCTCCGCCGTCCTTCCGCAGGATGTGAAGCTGGAGACCAAGGAGTTCGACTTCGGCGCCCGGCGCTACCACGCCACCGGTGAGACCCTCACCGACGCCGACCTGGCCGCGCTGAAGCAGCACGACGCGATCCTGCTGGGCGCGATCGGTGACCCGAGTGTTCCGTCCGGGGTGCTGGAGCGCGGCTTCCTGCTGAAGCTCCGCTTCGCCTTCGACCACCACGTCAACCTGCGGCCGAGCAAGCTGCTCCCGGGAGTCGCGACCCCGCTCGCCGGTGAGCCGGAGATCGACTTCGTCGTGATCCGTGAAGGCACCGAGGGCCCGTACACCGGCAACGGCGGCACGATCCGCAAGGGCACCGAGCACGAGGTCGCCACCGAGGTCTCCGTCAACACGGCCTTCGGTGTCGAGCGCGTGGTCCGCGACGCCTTCGCCCGCGCCCAGGCCCGCCCGCGCAAGAAGCTCACGCTGGTCCACAAGAACAACGTGCTGACCTTCGCGGGCCACCTGTGGACGAACGTCTTCAACAAGGTCGCGGCCGAGTTCCCCGAGGTCAGCACCGACTACATCCACGTGGACGCGGCGACGATCTACCTCGTCACCGACCCGGCCCGCTTCGACGTGATCGTCACCGACAACCTCTTCGGCGACATCATCACCGACCTCGCCGCGGCCGTCTCCGGCGGCATCGGCGTCGCCGCGAGCGGGAACATCAACCCGTCCGGCGAGTTCCCCTCGATGTTCGAGCCCGTGCACGGCTCGGCGCCCGACATCGCGGGCCAGGGCAAGGCCGACCCCACCGCCACGGTCCTGTCCGTCGCCCTCCTGCTGCGCCACCTCGGCTACGAGTCCGAGGCCGTGCGCATCGAGGACGCCGTCTCCGCCGACCTCGCGGACCGCACCGGCAAGCCCGCGCGCAGCACCACCGAGATCGGCGACGCGCTCGCCGTACGAGTAGCCGGCTGA